One genomic region from Ornithinimicrobium flavum encodes:
- a CDS encoding DUF2249 domain-containing protein — MTDQNRTEIPVTQVREGGCACGEHDEAVPLLDVRVIPHAIRHATIFGAIGGLRPGQQMDLVANHDPLPLLAQLAEREGEAVAHEYLERGPEAWTLRFTRAA; from the coding sequence ATGACCGACCAGAACCGCACCGAGATCCCCGTCACCCAGGTCCGTGAGGGCGGCTGCGCCTGCGGCGAGCACGACGAGGCGGTCCCGCTGCTGGACGTCCGGGTCATCCCGCACGCCATCCGGCACGCGACCATCTTCGGCGCCATCGGCGGCCTGCGCCCGGGGCAGCAGATGGACCTCGTGGCCAACCACGACCCGCTGCCGCTGCTCGCCCAGCTCGCCGAGCGCGAGGGCGAGGCCGTCGCCCACGAGTACCTCGAGCGCGGCCCCGAGGCCTGGACCCTGCGCTTCACCCGCGCCGCCTGA
- a CDS encoding hemerythrin domain-containing protein, translated as MCTYCGCESIEVIGRFMAEHTEIINAAGDLRRACQAGDQAAVESAADALADLLSPHTRAEEVGLFAVMRRDEQFTDHIDDLCGEHTTLDAQLAVIRAGDHASFPVFEDLLRHHIDREDNGLFPAAAIALDGPDWVEVDDSTPPGR; from the coding sequence GTGTGCACCTACTGCGGCTGCGAGTCGATCGAGGTGATCGGCCGCTTCATGGCCGAGCACACCGAGATCATCAACGCCGCGGGCGACCTGCGCCGGGCCTGCCAGGCCGGTGACCAGGCCGCGGTCGAGTCGGCCGCCGACGCCCTGGCCGACCTCCTCTCCCCGCACACCCGGGCGGAAGAGGTCGGACTCTTCGCCGTGATGCGTCGCGACGAGCAGTTCACCGACCACATCGACGACCTGTGCGGCGAGCACACGACCCTCGACGCCCAGCTGGCGGTGATCCGGGCCGGGGACCACGCCTCCTTCCCCGTCTTCGAGGACCTGCTGCGTCATCACATCGACCGCGAGGACAACGGCCTGTTCCCGGCCGCCGCGATCGCGCTGGACGGCCCCGACTGGGTCGAGGTCGACGACAGCACGCCCCCCGGTCGCTGA
- a CDS encoding multicopper oxidase domain-containing protein — translation MRFEPSTITVPAGNELVVELVNGDPTTVHDLQVLGAKTPRLAPGETATLEVGVVSASTEGWCTIVGHRQMGMVLDVVVEGAPDGGATGHDGDGGDGTSSPVSATPLLDPDARVADPVDPVLAPLGDARVHRLTLTAEEVELEVAPGVTQTRWTFNGQVPGPTLHGRVGDVFEITLENDGTMGHSIDFHAGALAPDRPMRTIAPGESLVYRFTAQRAGIWMYHCSTMPMSSHIAAGMAGAVIIEPREGLPEVDREYVVVQSEVYLLPGTGQGGEAPAEVDADAVLAERPAFVTFNGIAGQYGEAGEMFEARVGERVRFWVLDAGPNRATSFHVVGGQFDTVYAEGAYLLGPQAQGTGAQALGLQAAQGGFVELTFPEAGHYPVVSHVMVDAERGARGVVRVTD, via the coding sequence ATGCGCTTCGAGCCCTCGACGATCACGGTCCCCGCCGGCAACGAGCTCGTCGTCGAGCTCGTCAACGGCGACCCCACCACGGTGCACGACCTGCAGGTCCTCGGGGCGAAGACGCCGCGCCTGGCCCCCGGGGAGACCGCCACCCTCGAGGTGGGGGTGGTCTCCGCCTCCACCGAGGGCTGGTGCACCATCGTCGGCCACCGGCAGATGGGCATGGTCCTCGACGTCGTCGTCGAGGGTGCGCCCGACGGGGGCGCCACGGGCCACGACGGCGATGGGGGCGACGGCACCTCATCCCCCGTCAGCGCCACCCCGCTGCTGGACCCGGACGCCCGGGTGGCCGACCCGGTCGACCCCGTCCTCGCCCCGCTCGGCGACGCGCGGGTGCACCGCCTCACGCTCACCGCCGAGGAGGTGGAGCTCGAGGTGGCCCCGGGCGTGACGCAGACGCGGTGGACCTTCAACGGGCAGGTGCCCGGCCCGACGCTGCACGGACGGGTCGGGGACGTCTTCGAGATCACGCTCGAGAACGACGGCACGATGGGGCACTCCATCGACTTCCACGCCGGTGCCCTCGCCCCGGACCGGCCGATGCGCACCATCGCGCCCGGGGAGTCGCTGGTCTACCGGTTCACGGCGCAGCGGGCAGGCATCTGGATGTACCACTGCTCCACGATGCCGATGAGCAGCCACATCGCCGCCGGGATGGCCGGGGCCGTCATCATCGAGCCGCGCGAGGGCCTGCCCGAGGTGGACCGCGAGTACGTCGTGGTCCAGTCCGAGGTGTACCTCCTGCCCGGCACCGGCCAGGGCGGGGAGGCGCCCGCCGAGGTGGACGCCGACGCGGTCCTCGCCGAGCGCCCGGCCTTCGTCACCTTCAACGGGATCGCGGGGCAGTACGGCGAGGCCGGGGAGATGTTCGAGGCGCGGGTCGGGGAGCGGGTGCGCTTCTGGGTCCTGGACGCCGGGCCCAACCGCGCGACGTCCTTCCACGTGGTGGGCGGTCAGTTCGACACCGTGTATGCCGAGGGCGCCTACCTGCTCGGGCCGCAGGCGCAGGGCACGGGCGCGCAGGCACTGGGGCTGCAGGCGGCCCAGGGCGGGTTCGTCGAGCTGACCTTCCCGGAGGCAGGCCACTACCCGGTCGTCTCCCACGTCATGGTGGACGCGGAGCGGGGGGCCCGCGGCGTGGTGCGGGTGACGGACTGA
- a CDS encoding glycosyltransferase family 2 protein has translation MQGTIGVLTTSKAHHDQLLAQVDGLSVGTVAPHVHSVVSMGDRDLTRGRLPLGTDRWTTIVRPVETDRRALPVAAARNLAAANAVEAGADVLVFLDDTVIPGPHTLERLLAAVTGQDAAEEPVRAPVVWRAPVLDLPPLAQDELVYPLGRLAEIALPVGGTPSLVPGQLEVDDRWSLFDGACFAMSAEDFDRTGGFCTDYTGRGLQDADFAEVVRRAGGSLVWVGGADAYRQPGEPVDQEHQARHAVRHAQVWRQRWDDPPQHPWLARLQAEGLVKATDLEERVGSV, from the coding sequence ATGCAGGGAACCATCGGCGTGCTCACCACGAGCAAGGCCCACCACGACCAGCTGCTCGCCCAGGTCGACGGGCTCTCCGTCGGCACCGTCGCCCCCCACGTGCACAGCGTGGTCTCGATGGGTGACCGTGACCTGACCCGCGGTCGGCTGCCGCTGGGGACCGACCGCTGGACGACCATCGTGCGACCCGTGGAGACCGACCGGCGCGCCCTCCCCGTCGCCGCAGCCCGCAACCTCGCCGCCGCCAACGCCGTCGAGGCCGGGGCGGACGTGCTGGTCTTCCTGGACGACACCGTCATCCCCGGCCCGCACACGCTCGAGCGCCTGCTCGCCGCCGTCACCGGTCAGGACGCCGCCGAGGAGCCCGTCCGGGCCCCGGTCGTGTGGCGCGCGCCGGTGCTCGACCTGCCGCCGCTGGCGCAGGACGAGCTCGTCTACCCCCTGGGCCGGCTGGCCGAGATCGCGCTGCCCGTCGGCGGCACCCCGAGCCTGGTCCCCGGCCAGCTGGAGGTCGACGACCGGTGGTCGCTGTTCGACGGCGCGTGCTTCGCGATGAGCGCCGAGGACTTCGACCGCACCGGCGGCTTCTGCACCGACTACACCGGGCGGGGGCTCCAGGACGCCGACTTCGCCGAGGTGGTCCGTCGCGCCGGAGGTTCCCTGGTCTGGGTCGGGGGTGCCGACGCCTACCGGCAGCCCGGCGAGCCCGTCGACCAGGAGCACCAGGCGCGGCACGCCGTGCGGCACGCCCAGGTCTGGCGGCAGCGGTGGGACGACCCGCCGCAGCACCCGTGGCTGGCCCGGCTGCAGGCCGAGGGCCTGGTCAAGGCCACCGACCTGGAGGAGCGGGTCGGCTCGGTCTGA
- a CDS encoding alpha-amylase family glycosyl hydrolase — protein sequence MSAPGMGAVPIDGGFAFRVWAPHAERVSVVGDFNGWDPEQHVLAPEGNGHWYGEVQGAQMWQEYQYHLTHGGGSFLRIDPRALAVTNSVGNGLLYDHGAFDWEGDDFTCPRQHEIVIYETHIGSFVDAGDGPADLVDAAGKLEYLRQLGVNAIELMPLMEFAGDYSWGYNPAHIFAVEHTYGGPEALKAFVREAHRHGIAVIVDVVYNHFGPSDLPTWQFDGWSENGKGGIYFYNDHRSATPWGDTRPDYGRQEVRDFILDNARMWLRDYHVDGLRLDMTPYMRRVDGTHGDEIPEGWAMMRMIGEMVREEFPRRLVIAEDLHNDPAVTSTEPGGAAMHAQWDSQFVHPVREALIADSDEQRSITAVAKAVTHSYQNAFDRVIYTESHDEVANGSARITSEVRGDNPTGWNAQKRATLGAGLVLTAPGMPMLFQGQEFLEDEWFRDTVPLDWDRAWAFRDITRMFRDMIVLRRNAEGDTAGLTGPHTTVVSLDDDANVLAYVRSSGDDQHVLVAINLTAHAVQRKLELPGGHWRVRFNSDARTYSQLFGDHATPDVVVQDGVGLLDLGPYSVVIYVPA from the coding sequence GTGAGCGCACCCGGCATGGGAGCCGTCCCGATCGACGGCGGATTCGCCTTCCGCGTCTGGGCCCCGCACGCGGAGCGGGTCAGCGTCGTCGGCGACTTCAACGGCTGGGACCCCGAGCAGCACGTGCTCGCCCCCGAGGGCAACGGGCACTGGTACGGCGAGGTGCAGGGCGCGCAGATGTGGCAGGAGTACCAGTACCACCTCACCCACGGTGGCGGGTCCTTCCTGCGCATCGACCCCCGCGCCCTGGCGGTGACCAACTCGGTGGGCAACGGCCTGCTCTACGACCACGGTGCCTTCGACTGGGAGGGTGACGACTTCACCTGCCCCCGCCAGCACGAGATCGTGATCTACGAGACGCACATCGGGTCCTTCGTCGACGCGGGCGACGGGCCGGCGGACCTCGTCGACGCCGCCGGCAAGCTCGAGTACCTGCGGCAGCTGGGGGTCAACGCCATCGAGCTGATGCCGCTCATGGAGTTCGCCGGCGACTACTCGTGGGGCTACAACCCGGCCCACATCTTCGCCGTCGAGCACACCTACGGCGGGCCCGAGGCCCTCAAGGCCTTCGTGCGCGAGGCGCACCGGCACGGCATCGCGGTCATCGTCGACGTCGTCTACAACCACTTCGGCCCCAGCGACCTGCCGACCTGGCAGTTCGACGGCTGGTCCGAGAACGGCAAGGGCGGGATCTACTTCTACAACGACCACCGCTCCGCCACCCCCTGGGGCGACACGCGGCCGGACTACGGCCGGCAGGAGGTCCGCGACTTCATCCTCGACAACGCCCGGATGTGGCTGCGCGACTACCACGTCGACGGGCTGCGCCTGGACATGACGCCCTACATGCGCCGCGTCGACGGGACCCACGGGGACGAGATCCCCGAGGGCTGGGCCATGATGCGGATGATCGGGGAGATGGTGCGCGAGGAGTTCCCCCGCCGCCTGGTCATCGCCGAGGACCTGCACAACGACCCCGCCGTCACCTCCACCGAGCCCGGGGGGGCGGCCATGCACGCCCAGTGGGACAGCCAGTTCGTGCACCCGGTGCGCGAGGCCCTCATCGCCGACTCCGACGAGCAGCGGTCGATCACCGCGGTTGCCAAGGCGGTCACGCACAGCTACCAGAACGCCTTCGACCGGGTCATCTACACCGAGTCGCACGACGAGGTGGCCAACGGCAGCGCCCGGATCACCTCCGAGGTGAGGGGGGACAACCCGACCGGGTGGAACGCCCAGAAGCGCGCGACCCTCGGGGCCGGGCTGGTGCTCACCGCCCCCGGGATGCCGATGCTCTTCCAGGGCCAGGAGTTCCTCGAGGACGAGTGGTTCCGCGACACGGTCCCGCTGGACTGGGACCGGGCCTGGGCCTTCCGCGACATCACCCGGATGTTCCGCGACATGATCGTGCTGCGCCGCAACGCAGAGGGGGACACGGCCGGCCTCACCGGGCCCCACACCACCGTGGTCTCGCTCGACGACGACGCCAACGTGCTCGCCTACGTCCGCTCCAGCGGCGACGACCAGCACGTACTGGTGGCCATCAACCTCACCGCCCACGCCGTCCAGCGCAAGCTCGAGCTCCCGGGCGGGCACTGGCGCGTGCGGTTCAACAGCGACGCCCGGACCTACAGCCAGCTCTTCGGCGACCACGCCACGCCCGACGTGGTGGTCCAGGACGGTGTCGGCCTGCTCGACCTGGGGCCCTACTCGGTCGTGATCTACGTCCCGGCCTGA
- a CDS encoding multidrug effflux MFS transporter, which yields MTSSARAGWLVTVVLASLAMIGPFTIDTIFPGFEAVGRDFDVDATALQQLTSTYLLAFALMSVLHGPLSDALGRKPVMIGGLAGFTAACVVAATAPTFGVLLGARVAQGLFAGAATIVSRAVIRDLFDGPEAQRLMARVMMIFAVAPAVAPVIGGEILRFASWHAIFWFVGLYAVAAAALTALVLPETLPPQDRTRLRVGAVVGGLWQVARSWPFERLALCSALAFGSYFVYVVGAPIVVVDLLGLGEQDFWVLFVPMIGGMVVGSWLTNRLAGRLDGRVLVDRAMAGLLLAGVANLALTSTVPTLPWAWSAPRSAHGHRHRHRLPRPAAGDARPVPLLPRLRGVDGLLRLPRLQRRARRRGGPAGQRQPGHPRPDQPRPGCRRGRPVGLAPARGRARPTRTPRALRRVIGWGQHPTRRTA from the coding sequence GTGACGTCATCCGCGCGGGCCGGCTGGCTGGTCACCGTCGTGCTGGCCAGCCTGGCGATGATCGGCCCCTTCACCATCGACACGATCTTCCCCGGCTTCGAGGCGGTCGGCCGCGACTTCGACGTCGACGCGACGGCCCTGCAGCAGCTGACCAGCACCTACCTGCTGGCCTTCGCGCTCATGAGCGTCCTGCACGGGCCGCTCTCGGACGCGCTCGGACGCAAGCCGGTGATGATCGGCGGGCTGGCCGGCTTCACGGCGGCCTGCGTCGTGGCGGCGACCGCACCGACCTTCGGGGTGCTGCTGGGGGCCCGTGTCGCGCAGGGGCTCTTTGCGGGGGCGGCGACCATCGTGAGCCGGGCGGTGATCCGCGACCTCTTCGACGGGCCCGAGGCCCAACGGCTCATGGCGCGCGTCATGATGATCTTCGCCGTCGCCCCCGCCGTGGCGCCGGTGATCGGCGGGGAGATCCTGCGCTTCGCGAGCTGGCACGCCATCTTCTGGTTCGTGGGGTTGTATGCCGTGGCCGCCGCGGCCCTCACCGCGCTCGTCCTCCCCGAGACGCTGCCCCCGCAGGACCGCACCCGGCTCCGGGTGGGGGCCGTGGTGGGCGGCCTGTGGCAGGTCGCCCGCTCCTGGCCCTTCGAGCGGCTGGCGCTGTGCTCGGCCCTGGCCTTCGGCTCCTACTTCGTCTACGTCGTCGGCGCCCCCATCGTCGTCGTGGACCTCCTGGGCCTGGGCGAGCAGGACTTCTGGGTGCTCTTCGTGCCGATGATCGGGGGGATGGTGGTGGGGTCCTGGCTCACCAACCGGCTCGCCGGGCGGCTCGACGGACGCGTCCTCGTGGACCGGGCGATGGCCGGCCTGCTGCTCGCCGGTGTCGCCAACCTGGCCCTGACCAGCACGGTCCCGACCCTGCCCTGGGCGTGGTCGGCCCCGCGCTCAGCTCATGGGCACCGCCATCGGCATCGTCTTCCCCGTCCTGCAGCTGGCGATGCTCGACCTGTTCCCCTCCTCCCGCGGCTCCGCGGCGTCGATGGCCTCCTTCGCCTCCCTCGTCTTCAACGCCGCGCTCGCCGGCGTGGTGGTCCCGCTGGTCAGCGCCAGCCTGGCCACCCTCGCCCTGACCAGCCTCGGCCTGGCTGTCGGAGGGGTCGCCCTGTGGGTCTGGCACCGGCGCGCGGACGGGCGCGACCGACCAGGACCCCACGAGCACTACGACGTGTCATAGGCTGGGGTCAGCACCCGACCAGGAGGACGGCATGA
- a CDS encoding pyridoxamine 5'-phosphate oxidase family protein, which translates to MSDIQPTTYLSEEECWERLRGTEFGRLAYHLADEVHIAPINYAVDGQTLVFRTAEGSKLLGVVMNTDVAFEIDEVDEEAELAWSVIARGAARILEGQEARDADNLRLRPWVDTRKFNVVSIAVSELSGRQFHLARPWRHMLPVEEPEPLTEVPD; encoded by the coding sequence ATGAGCGACATCCAGCCCACGACATACCTGTCCGAGGAGGAGTGCTGGGAGCGCCTGCGCGGGACCGAGTTCGGCCGGCTCGCCTACCACCTGGCCGACGAGGTCCACATCGCCCCCATCAACTACGCGGTCGACGGGCAGACCCTGGTCTTCCGCACCGCGGAGGGCTCCAAGCTCCTCGGGGTGGTGATGAATACCGACGTCGCCTTCGAGATCGACGAGGTGGACGAGGAGGCGGAGCTGGCCTGGAGCGTCATCGCCCGCGGCGCGGCCCGGATCCTCGAGGGTCAGGAGGCCCGGGACGCCGACAACCTGCGGCTGCGGCCGTGGGTGGACACCCGGAAGTTCAACGTCGTCTCCATCGCCGTCTCCGAGCTCAGCGGCCGGCAGTTCCACCTCGCCCGTCCGTGGCGGCACATGCTGCCGGTCGAGGAGCCCGAGCCCCTGACCGAGGTCCCCGACTGA
- a CDS encoding enoyl-CoA hydratase: protein MTVLEGTATVLVEHDAASRVATVTLNRPEKRNALSLALMGELIEVFREIGERRDVTVVVLAGAGPVFSAGHDLGEMTGRSVEDYRQIFDRCCELMELIQSVPQPVIARVHGIATAAGCQLAATCDLVVAEEGARFGTPGVRIGLFCSTPMVALTRVVGRKRAMQMLLTGVPVDAPTAADWGLVNEVVPADRLEARARELAEQIATASSVVTGIGKEAFYAQIDRDQHAAYDYAKTVMTMNALADDAQEGIGAFLEKRTPSWSDR, encoded by the coding sequence ATGACGGTGCTGGAGGGCACGGCCACGGTCCTGGTCGAGCACGACGCGGCCTCCCGCGTCGCGACGGTCACGCTGAACCGGCCGGAGAAGCGCAACGCCCTGTCGCTGGCCCTCATGGGCGAGCTCATCGAGGTGTTCCGGGAGATCGGCGAGCGACGCGACGTCACCGTCGTCGTGCTCGCGGGGGCGGGGCCGGTCTTCAGCGCCGGCCACGACCTCGGCGAGATGACCGGCCGGAGCGTCGAGGACTACCGCCAGATCTTCGACCGCTGCTGCGAGCTCATGGAGCTGATCCAGTCGGTGCCGCAGCCGGTGATCGCCCGCGTCCACGGGATCGCCACCGCTGCGGGCTGCCAGCTGGCCGCCACCTGCGACCTCGTGGTCGCCGAGGAGGGTGCCCGCTTCGGCACCCCCGGCGTGAGGATCGGGTTGTTCTGCTCGACCCCGATGGTGGCGCTCACCCGGGTGGTGGGTCGCAAGCGGGCGATGCAGATGCTGCTGACCGGTGTCCCCGTCGACGCGCCCACGGCCGCCGACTGGGGCCTGGTCAACGAGGTCGTGCCCGCCGACCGGCTGGAGGCCCGGGCCCGCGAGCTCGCCGAGCAGATCGCGACCGCGAGCTCGGTGGTGACCGGGATCGGCAAGGAGGCGTTCTACGCCCAGATCGACCGTGACCAGCACGCGGCCTACGACTACGCCAAGACCGTCATGACGATGAACGCGCTCGCCGACGATGCGCAGGAGGGCATCGGCGCCTTCCTCGAGAAGAGAACGCCGAGCTGGTCGGACCGCTAG
- a CDS encoding cation acetate symporter: MGPTLAGGSVLLVCLVTLGLSVFALRLSRRTSDFYVAGRVVSPARNAAAIGGEYLSAASFLGVAGLIYDTGVDALWYPIGYTVGYLVLLVLVAAPLRRSGAYTLPDFAEARLESRAVRHLCSVLVVLIGWLYLIPQFQGAGFTLRLVTGAPQWLGSSVVLVVVVLAVAAGGMRSITLVQAVQYWIKLTALAVPAGIILAVWWVTQGPAPQVDAMWTLPQTGPVPGGQGVYRTFSLIVALALGTTGLPHVVVRYYTNPDGAAARRTTVRLLVLLGLFYVVPIVYGVLGRAYLPLLDAGASADTVVLRLPGEVIPGLGSEVLTAALAGGAFAAFLSTSSGLAVAVTGVLNQDVVRPLSRLVRAEHSEVTGFRLATVGAVVAPWAVSSVFPTVPLAAFVTLAFVLAASTFFPLLALGVWWPRLTVQGAAAGLVLGAVLATAAMVLTLTVGPSGWPGALLEHPAAWTVPLALLAAVGVSLATPHGIPRGALRTLVRLHTPEGVTG; encoded by the coding sequence GTGGGCCCGACCCTCGCCGGCGGCTCGGTGCTGCTCGTCTGCCTCGTCACCCTGGGCCTGAGCGTCTTCGCGCTGCGCCTGTCCCGCAGGACCTCCGATTTCTACGTCGCCGGCCGGGTGGTCTCGCCCGCGCGCAACGCCGCCGCCATCGGGGGGGAGTACCTCTCGGCCGCCAGCTTCCTCGGGGTGGCGGGCCTGATCTACGACACCGGTGTCGACGCGCTGTGGTACCCCATCGGCTACACCGTCGGCTACCTCGTGCTCCTGGTGCTCGTCGCGGCCCCCCTGCGGCGCTCCGGGGCGTACACGCTGCCGGACTTCGCCGAGGCCCGGCTGGAGTCCCGGGCGGTCCGGCACCTGTGCTCGGTCCTCGTCGTGCTCATCGGCTGGCTCTACCTCATCCCCCAGTTCCAGGGGGCCGGGTTCACCCTTCGGCTGGTCACCGGGGCTCCGCAGTGGCTGGGGTCCTCCGTGGTTCTCGTGGTGGTGGTCCTGGCGGTCGCGGCGGGCGGGATGCGCTCGATCACGCTGGTCCAGGCCGTGCAGTACTGGATCAAGCTCACCGCCCTGGCCGTCCCGGCCGGGATCATCCTGGCGGTTTGGTGGGTGACCCAGGGCCCCGCCCCCCAGGTGGACGCCATGTGGACGCTCCCGCAGACGGGGCCGGTGCCCGGGGGCCAGGGTGTCTACCGGACCTTCTCCCTCATCGTCGCCCTCGCGCTGGGCACCACCGGGCTGCCCCACGTGGTCGTGCGCTACTACACCAACCCCGACGGCGCGGCGGCCCGGCGCACCACCGTCCGGCTGCTGGTCCTGCTGGGCCTGTTCTACGTCGTCCCGATCGTCTACGGCGTCCTGGGTCGCGCCTACCTCCCGCTCCTGGACGCGGGGGCGAGCGCGGACACCGTCGTCCTCCGGCTCCCGGGGGAGGTGATCCCCGGCCTCGGGTCCGAGGTGCTGACCGCGGCGCTCGCCGGTGGTGCCTTCGCCGCCTTCCTGTCCACCTCCTCGGGGCTGGCCGTGGCCGTGACGGGCGTGCTCAACCAGGACGTCGTCCGGCCGCTGTCCCGCCTGGTCCGGGCCGAGCACTCGGAGGTCACCGGGTTCCGCCTGGCCACCGTGGGGGCCGTGGTCGCGCCCTGGGCCGTCTCCAGCGTCTTTCCCACCGTGCCGCTCGCCGCCTTCGTCACCCTGGCCTTCGTCCTCGCCGCCTCGACCTTCTTCCCCCTCCTGGCGCTGGGCGTCTGGTGGCCGCGACTCACGGTGCAGGGAGCGGCCGCCGGGCTCGTGCTCGGCGCCGTGCTGGCGACCGCCGCGATGGTGCTCACCCTCACGGTGGGCCCCTCGGGCTGGCCCGGGGCGCTGCTGGAGCACCCGGCCGCCTGGACGGTGCCGCTGGCGCTCCTGGCGGCGGTGGGGGTCTCGCTGGCCACCCCGCACGGCATCCCCCGCGGTGCCCTGCGGACCCTCGTGCGGCTGCACACGCCGGAGGGCGTCACCGGCTGA
- a CDS encoding LytR/AlgR family response regulator transcription factor, whose amino-acid sequence MRALVVDDEPPALAELTWLLEQDGRFTAVVPAGSGTDALRALESAPFDVVFSDISMPGLDGMELARVIARFADRPQVVFVTAHEEHAVDAFAVRATDYLMKPVSPTRLAQAVERVLAAAGGTAPPPSTPASSPGAVGATAGEGAEERIPVELGGVTRFVLRSAIRYVQAQGDYARLFTPTGSHLVRIPLSTLEERWADAGFVRIHRSTLVALPHVAEVRQSQGKLSLVLAPDGPELPVARRHAREVRERVLSDRAGGA is encoded by the coding sequence ATGCGCGCCCTCGTCGTCGACGACGAACCGCCCGCCCTGGCGGAGCTGACTTGGCTGCTGGAGCAGGACGGTCGGTTCACCGCGGTGGTGCCCGCCGGCAGCGGCACCGACGCCCTGCGCGCCCTGGAGTCCGCACCCTTCGACGTGGTCTTCTCCGACATCTCCATGCCCGGGCTCGACGGGATGGAGCTGGCCCGCGTCATCGCCCGCTTCGCCGACCGCCCCCAGGTGGTCTTCGTGACCGCCCACGAGGAGCACGCGGTCGACGCCTTCGCGGTGCGGGCCACCGACTACCTCATGAAGCCCGTCTCCCCCACCCGGCTGGCGCAGGCCGTCGAGCGCGTCCTCGCCGCCGCCGGGGGGACAGCGCCCCCGCCCTCGACCCCGGCCTCGTCCCCGGGAGCGGTGGGGGCGACGGCCGGGGAGGGCGCCGAGGAGCGCATCCCCGTCGAGCTGGGGGGTGTCACCCGGTTCGTGCTCCGGTCGGCGATCCGCTACGTCCAGGCCCAGGGCGACTACGCCCGCCTGTTCACCCCCACCGGGTCCCACCTCGTGCGCATCCCGCTGTCGACGCTGGAGGAGCGGTGGGCCGACGCCGGCTTCGTGCGCATCCACCGCTCCACCCTCGTCGCCCTGCCGCACGTGGCCGAGGTCCGGCAGAGCCAGGGCAAGCTGAGCCTGGTCCTGGCCCCCGACGGCCCCGAGCTCCCGGTCGCCCGGCGGCACGCCCGGGAGGTGCGCGAGCGGGTGCTCTCCGACCGGGCCGGGGGCGCGTGA
- a CDS encoding histidine kinase, whose product MVAVFLVLHAVLWVRRRRARRGFLSETDRITYETLRTGSQAGRLLRAGLTADNASRAGRPLRLMLGSTALAICDTQDVLVWVGRGEHHRDQAMSHAATVLGSGDVAVLTRADLPCTRPDCDVRAGVVAPLVVEDRVIGVLAAYSGRPSAGLARATEQLATWMGGQLELGELDRERTRAMEAELRSLRAQISPHFVYNSLAAIASFVRTDPDRARELLLEFADFTRYALRRGGSFTPLADELRNVERYLVLEQARFGERLQVSLLIAPEVLSVVVPFLVVQPLVENAVRHGLAGKEGVGSVTITATDLGDLAEISIEDDGVGSDPEAVRRALDGEDEGLRKTESLGLGNVDARLRQVYGDDHGLVVETAPGLGTKVSFRVPKYAPGVHA is encoded by the coding sequence GTGGTCGCGGTCTTCCTCGTCCTGCACGCCGTCCTGTGGGTCCGTCGGCGCCGGGCCCGACGCGGCTTCCTCTCCGAGACCGACCGCATCACCTACGAGACGCTGCGCACGGGCAGCCAGGCCGGCCGGCTGCTGCGGGCCGGGCTGACCGCCGACAACGCCAGCCGGGCGGGACGGCCGCTGCGCCTCATGCTGGGCAGCACCGCCCTGGCGATCTGCGACACCCAGGACGTGTTGGTCTGGGTCGGCCGCGGTGAGCACCACCGCGACCAGGCCATGTCCCACGCCGCGACCGTGCTGGGCAGCGGCGACGTCGCGGTGCTCACCCGGGCCGACCTGCCCTGCACCCGCCCCGACTGCGACGTCCGGGCCGGCGTGGTCGCGCCCCTCGTGGTCGAGGACCGGGTGATCGGGGTGCTGGCCGCCTACTCCGGCCGCCCGTCCGCGGGCCTGGCCCGGGCCACCGAGCAGCTGGCCACCTGGATGGGCGGGCAGCTGGAGCTGGGCGAGCTGGACCGGGAGCGCACCCGCGCGATGGAGGCCGAGCTGCGCAGCCTGCGCGCCCAGATCAGCCCCCACTTCGTCTACAACTCGCTGGCCGCGATCGCCAGCTTCGTGCGCACCGACCCCGACCGGGCCCGCGAGCTGCTCCTGGAGTTCGCCGACTTCACCCGCTACGCGCTGCGGCGCGGCGGGTCGTTCACCCCCCTGGCCGACGAGCTGCGCAACGTCGAGCGCTACCTCGTGCTGGAGCAGGCCCGCTTCGGGGAGCGGCTGCAGGTGAGCCTGCTCATCGCCCCCGAGGTGCTCTCCGTGGTGGTCCCCTTCCTCGTCGTCCAGCCGCTGGTCGAGAACGCCGTGCGGCACGGCCTCGCCGGCAAGGAGGGGGTCGGGAGCGTGACGATCACCGCGACCGACCTGGGCGACCTGGCCGAGATCAGCATCGAGGACGACGGCGTGGGGTCGGACCCGGAGGCGGTCCGGCGGGCGTTGGACGGGGAGGACGAGGGTCTGCGAAAGACCGAGTCGCTGGGCCTGGGCAACGTCGACGCCCGGCTGCGCCAGGTCTACGGGGACGACCACGGGCTCGTGGTCGAGACGGCGCCCGGCCTGGGCACCAAGGTGAGCTTCCGGGTGCCGAAGTACGCGCCCGGCGTCCACGCCTGA